In Gracilimonas sp., the DNA window CCAAACTAGATCTTCCTGAAAAAGAACAAAAAGGGACTGTTCTTTTTGCTCACTGCTTTACCTGTTCCAAAAACCTGAAAGTAATGAGCAATATTACCTCTATTCTTGCTGAGATGGGTTTTGCTACCTTTCGGTTTGATTTTACGGGATTGGGTGAAAGTGATGGAGATTTCTCCAACACCAACTTTTCATCCAATGTGGATGATTTAGTCGCTGCCTATAAATATTTAGAGTCTGAAGGCCATGCACCTGCGATTTTAGCCGGACATTCACTGGGTGGCGCAGCCGTTTTACAAGCAGCTCACCAAATGGAATCCGTGAAAGCCGTAGCCACCATTGCAGCGCCTGCCCATCCTGCTCACGTTCGCGAAAATTTCAGTATGCACCTGGACGAAATTGAAGAAAAAGGAGAGGCTGAAGTCACCCTTGCTGGGCGAAAATTCGCCATTAAGAAACAATTTCTGGATGACCTTAAAGAAGCCCGGATGTCTGATTTCATAAAAAAGCTAGACCGCGCTTTGATGATCTTCCATTCTCCGCTCGACAACACCGTGGGTATCGATAATGCCTCTATGATTTTTAATGCAGCAAAACATCCCAAAAGTTTTGTATCCTTGGACGAGGCCGGCCACCTGCTTTCCGACGATAAAGACAGCAAATATGTGGGTAAAGTACTGGCTACGTGGGCGGAAAAATACATCTAATTTGGGAATTGAAACATGAATGAATCAATAGATGCGCTTCAGTTAAATCTGGGCACCGGCGGGTTGCATATAATGAATGTCTCGCTGGCTGTCATCATGTTTGGAGTAGCCCTGGAGCTTACCGTCGATGATTTCAAAAAAGTAGCCAAAAACCCTAAGGGCACTATTTTAGGTTTAATTTCCCAGTTTCTTTTACTTCCCGCTCTCACTTATGTGTTAGTCCTTGTCATGGAGCCACACCCAAGTTTTGCCTTGGGGATGATGATGGTTGCTGCTTGCCCCGGAGGAAATATATCCAACTTCTTCTCTCTTTTAGCGAAAGGAAATGCGGCCTTATCTGTAAGTATGACGGCCTTTGCCACCTTACTCTCCATTTTTATGACCCCTTTTAATTTTGCCTTTTGGGCTAGTTTACACGGCCCTACCAACGCCATTCTTACTGAAATTCATCTCGATCTCTTTGAAGTATTTCGCATTATCATTTTAATTCTTGGCATCCCGCTTATTCTTGGGATGACACTGCGTCACTTTAAAGGCGAGTTTTCACAAAAAATTTCTCCGTATATCAAGAATTTTGGGATTATCTTTTTTGCAGGATTTGTGATTGTCGCTTTCAGCATGAATTTCGACCACTTCATAAACTATGTGCATCTTGTTATAGCTGTAGTCTTTT includes these proteins:
- a CDS encoding alpha/beta fold hydrolase encodes the protein MKSKKIEFTGSLGDTLSAKLDLPEKEQKGTVLFAHCFTCSKNLKVMSNITSILAEMGFATFRFDFTGLGESDGDFSNTNFSSNVDDLVAAYKYLESEGHAPAILAGHSLGGAAVLQAAHQMESVKAVATIAAPAHPAHVRENFSMHLDEIEEKGEAEVTLAGRKFAIKKQFLDDLKEARMSDFIKKLDRALMIFHSPLDNTVGIDNASMIFNAAKHPKSFVSLDEAGHLLSDDKDSKYVGKVLATWAEKYI
- a CDS encoding bile acid:sodium symporter family protein, giving the protein MNESIDALQLNLGTGGLHIMNVSLAVIMFGVALELTVDDFKKVAKNPKGTILGLISQFLLLPALTYVLVLVMEPHPSFALGMMMVAACPGGNISNFFSLLAKGNAALSVSMTAFATLLSIFMTPFNFAFWASLHGPTNAILTEIHLDLFEVFRIIILILGIPLILGMTLRHFKGEFSQKISPYIKNFGIIFFAGFVIVAFSMNFDHFINYVHLVIAVVFLHNAIALSSGYGLGYLFKLPKPDRKSIAIETGIQNSGLGLLLIFNFFDGLGGMALVAAWWGIWHIVAGLSIGWYWSIGKSTLQRKFSNA